One genomic window of Candidatus Bathyarchaeota archaeon includes the following:
- a CDS encoding Lrp/AsnC family transcriptional regulator, whose product MKTKNQLVILDDLDWGILRILQENARQTYTEIGRRLNLAHSTVYDRIKRMERYGVIRRYCVMIDPKKAGVKLLTAIVTVFTNPKESGKVAEQLAKQEQVVEVFTSLSEELLIIAKIVAEDQEKLHSFLAQFVAPLQGVLRIRTSIITRKYKEETFSFQSGN is encoded by the coding sequence ATGAAGACTAAGAATCAACTGGTTATTCTTGACGATTTAGACTGGGGTATACTAAGAATTCTGCAAGAAAACGCCAGGCAGACATATACAGAAATCGGGCGGCGCTTGAATTTGGCGCACTCTACTGTATATGACCGCATAAAGAGGATGGAGAGATATGGAGTAATCAGAAGATATTGCGTTATGATTGACCCTAAAAAAGCCGGAGTGAAACTGCTTACTGCAATTGTAACAGTTTTTACCAATCCGAAAGAAAGCGGAAAAGTTGCAGAACAACTGGCAAAACAAGAACAGGTAGTAGAAGTCTTCACTTCGCTCTCTGAGGAATTACTAATAATTGCAAAAATAGTAGCTGAAGACCAAGAGAAATTACATTCTTTTCTTGCACAGTTCGTGGCCCCTCTGCAGGGCGTACTTCGCATTAGAACTTCCATTATCACGCGGAAATATAAAGAAGAAACTTTTTCCTTCCAAAGCGGAAACTAA
- a CDS encoding PKD domain-containing protein — MVFKVIEIVAEGEGETMCANAVKSLRLSVLGLIILMLFSLCLLNPVKADPAAILKISLPDGTYVGPDSDPWLSECWLLNLTGTSQTFTVRINNTSAAKRSYDTHLIITLNDIGYNNLENLVVSSIPIPKSAFRYGSPTPYNLWTWPSGDVYPTWFNDTYVNIGTVPRKGYKEVVVSVTFSNTTGIRMHFDAYGSKVNPPPTRTGDITHNSISEDSTVLLQPGPPAPQHPIAKFFYDPAYPNTDEIITLNASESYDPDGYIVSYSWNFGDGTPVVIESDPITNHTYTAFGNYTVILVVTDNDGLTDNSTATISVRQHPVAAFSFSPSDPLEHEVVTFDASTSTPDGGIIISCEWNFGDGNITTITSPIINHTYSTFGNYTVTLNVTDSEGKWDTESKSIMVEALPIADFLWSPFYPYTYENVTFDASDSTPDGGVLISYAWNFGDGTPVVIESDPITTHRYTANGSFTVTLNITDSEGRWDTESKTITIRPRRYYLTVETDPDNITTILGEGWYDERTNVSLTAPEFVQVSTGVQYRLSYWDVDNNTIPGNPIVVYMDANHTATAHYVLQYYLIVTTNPSGATTPSGEDWYDVGAYAPISTDEFIDIVFGLSRYKFFGWTTANMSEITDPSSSSTTVLMDKPKTVTANYETQYYLTVETDPLGIATIPGEGWYDESTNVTLAAPSVVDYKFLHWEVDTFLQDAGDESISVRMNMSHTAIACYEEIIIGGSTVSVKSPLLPTWISLNVMLIAVVFITSYWVRKRQMRTK, encoded by the coding sequence ATGGTTTTTAAGGTTATAGAAATAGTAGCTGAGGGAGAAGGAGAAACAATGTGTGCGAACGCAGTCAAGTCGTTACGCTTGAGTGTTTTAGGTCTTATAATCCTAATGCTTTTTTCCCTCTGTCTCTTGAATCCCGTAAAAGCTGATCCCGCAGCCATCCTCAAGATTTCTCTCCCAGATGGCACATATGTCGGCCCCGATTCAGATCCATGGTTAAGCGAATGTTGGTTGTTAAACCTTACTGGGACATCCCAAACTTTTACTGTTAGAATTAACAACACTAGCGCTGCAAAAAGATCATACGACACACACCTCATTATTACCCTAAATGACATTGGCTACAATAACCTTGAAAATCTTGTTGTGAGTAGCATCCCTATACCGAAATCGGCATTCCGATACGGCTCTCCAACTCCATACAACCTTTGGACTTGGCCGTCAGGTGATGTTTATCCTACATGGTTTAACGATACCTATGTCAATATTGGAACTGTACCCCGTAAAGGATATAAGGAAGTCGTAGTTTCTGTAACATTTTCAAATACAACAGGCATTAGGATGCATTTTGATGCCTACGGAAGTAAAGTTAATCCCCCACCTACAAGAACCGGCGACATAACCCACAACTCCATTTCCGAAGATTCCACAGTTTTACTCCAACCCGGACCGCCAGCACCTCAACATCCAATAGCCAAGTTCTTTTATGACCCAGCTTATCCGAACACAGATGAGATAATAACTCTCAATGCTTCCGAAAGCTACGATCCAGACGGCTATATCGTTAGTTATAGTTGGAATTTCGGAGACGGAACCCCCGTCGTTATAGAAAGCGACCCAATAACCAATCACACTTACACGGCCTTTGGAAACTACACAGTAATACTGGTTGTCACGGATAATGACGGTCTGACAGACAACTCTACAGCAACCATAAGTGTCAGACAGCATCCCGTCGCTGCTTTCAGTTTTTCGCCATCTGACCCATTGGAGCATGAGGTAGTAACCTTCGACGCGTCAACTTCAACACCTGATGGAGGGATCATTATCAGCTGCGAGTGGAATTTTGGAGACGGAAACATCACGACAATCACCTCCCCCATCATAAACCACACGTATTCCACGTTTGGGAACTACACAGTCACTCTAAACGTGACAGACAGCGAGGGAAAATGGGACACAGAATCCAAATCGATTATGGTTGAAGCTTTGCCTATCGCTGACTTCTTGTGGTCGCCATTTTATCCCTACACATACGAAAATGTCACCTTTGACGCTTCAGACTCGACCCCTGACGGCGGGGTTTTAATCAGTTACGCTTGGAATTTCGGAGACGGAACCCCCGTCGTTATAGAAAGCGACCCAATAACAACACACCGCTACACTGCGAATGGAAGCTTTACAGTAACCTTAAACATAACGGACAGCGAAGGCAGATGGGATACAGAATCAAAGACAATCACTATTCGCCCCCGAAGGTACTATTTGACAGTGGAGACAGATCCAGATAACATCACAACGATTCTAGGTGAAGGCTGGTACGATGAGAGAACAAACGTCAGCCTGACAGCGCCGGAATTTGTTCAAGTCTCAACAGGTGTCCAATACAGGCTCAGCTATTGGGATGTTGACAACAACACAATTCCGGGAAATCCTATCGTTGTATATATGGATGCTAACCACACAGCCACTGCCCATTACGTCCTACAATACTACTTGATAGTAACCACAAATCCCAGCGGTGCCACTACTCCTTCTGGCGAAGATTGGTATGATGTTGGGGCATATGCACCAATATCCACAGATGAATTTATCGACATTGTGTTCGGTTTATCCCGTTACAAGTTCTTCGGCTGGACAACAGCCAACATGTCTGAAATAACTGATCCATCTTCTTCCTCGACAACAGTGTTAATGGATAAGCCTAAAACTGTAACTGCAAACTACGAGACCCAATACTATTTGACGGTTGAGACTGATCCATTAGGGATTGCAACAATTCCAGGCGAAGGTTGGTATGACGAATCTACAAATGTGACTCTTGCTGCACCTTCAGTTGTAGACTATAAGTTTCTCCATTGGGAGGTTGACACATTTCTGCAGGATGCGGGTGATGAATCAATTTCAGTAAGGATGAACATGTCTCATACTGCCATCGCTTGCTACGAAGAGATTATTATAGGAGGTTCTACAGTTTCTGTAAAGTCGCCTCTACTGCCCACATGGATAAGCCTAAACGTTATGCTCATTGCTGTCGTCTTTATTACGTCGTATTGGGTAAGAAAACGGCAAATGAGAACCAAATAG